The Apium graveolens cultivar Ventura chromosome 3, ASM990537v1, whole genome shotgun sequence sequence TTGAGATGGTTCTTTTTGCAGAATTTTCAATTCCAAGGGAGTCCCCTTAAGGGACAAAACCATTAAACTGAATCCTCAAAGGCACCAGTGAATTCATCTAAGAATAACAGAGCTAGTATTTATCAACCAATCGAGGAACACCAATAAATATATCAAGGAAAACATGCTAGCCTTTCTCACATAAAACTGAACAGTGTTTACAGAAGTTGCAACAAAACCAACAGGAATATGACATTTCAAACTAAAATACAAAAGGAGACGCTGTAGGCAGAGAGCTCTCTTTCGTTTATTTATGGCATCACACCACAATGACAAGGACTAAAACGAAATGCAAGTGGATGAGTAGAGTTTAGGAATGTTTAAGCAATAGGATGAATGACTACTTTGCCAATAGCTCTGCCAGTTTCCAGATGTGCAAATGCTTCCACTGTCTGGGAGAAGGGGAATGGGGATTTTGGGTCCAACAATGCCTTCACCTTTCCACTCTCCAAGTACGGGTTGAGTTTCTCCAAGTCTGATGCTTTTGAAGTCACCAGAAATGAGAATCCAGGTGCAGTCACCTTGCCCCATATCGATACTACTTTCCCGTTTTCTTTCATCGCCTTCACTGCCTTGTCACAAGCCCCGACTGTATCGAACACCATATCATATTTCTCTGGCAACTCCTCGAATTGTTCCTTTGTGTAGTCAATTGTAACATCAGCACCCAAACTCCTCACAAGCTCAACTTTTCCACTGCTGCAAGTAGTTGCAATTGTTGATGCACCAAAAACATGTTTCGCTAGCTGCATCAGTACAACATAATTGACATTAGGAATCGTAGAATTAGAGAATATATAACCAAGCAGAATAAATATTGTTGAATGTGTCACCGGAAATTACATACCTGAATTGCTAGGCTTCCAACACCACCAGCACCTCCCAAGATAAGGACAGATTGACCAGGTGTGAATTCTGTGAGCTCGAAACCTTGATAAGCAGTGGAAAGAGCAAGAGGAAGACTAGCTGCTTCAGCAAAGCTTAAATTCTTGGGTTTGATAGCCACAAGATGCTCCTCAACAGCAGTAAACTCAGCCAGTGTCCCTGATCTCTTACAATTCTTCAGAGGTGTTTCATTAACGTTACCGTAGACTTCATCACCTTCCTTCAACTTCTTAACTTGACTTCCTACCTTAACTACCACCCCAGCTACATCATATCCTGGAACATGCTGCAATATTACAGTCGAACAAAAAATTAGTACATCTCAAAACAAAAGTAAACACAGAAGACAAGAACATAGAAATCGAAAACTTACGGGCAAAGCAGAGTCGATGCCTTTGAAAAAACCGAGCATACGCTTATAATCAACGGGGTTAAGAGCAGCAGCCTCAACCTTAATGAGAACTTGATTATCATTAATCTCAGGAACACTGTACTCCTCTTCGTATTTCAACACACTTCCTGAGACACCATATTCACCATAAACCCAGGCCTTCATCTTTTCTGAACTGAAAGTATAAGTAGTATTGATCTCTTTAAGATTATAATAAGAGGACTGATTGAACAAAAGAGCTAATAAGAGAATGAATGAACAACTTAGTATTGCTATCAAATTGCGTTTTTCCATCAACTTTGTGCAGATCCGGGTATTTATAATGGGAACATTTAGTCATTACAGTTGTTTTATGGGGGATTGCATGACGTCATCGATGATCTTAGTTTGGTCACGTTCTAAGCCTGGATTTGTCAACATAGATTGCTCAATAAAAAAAATAATGGATGCAGCAGTATTTTAAACTAAAATCTGCTGCTTTTTCCACGTTCCCACTAGCACTTGGCATTACAAAATCTAAACAAAACATTAAAAAAAAGGCCTTATCAACGGGAATACTGGGGTTGCAAAAATTGACCCATGAACTTGTTACAATTTACGTCTATATGCCTTTGACTTCTATTATTCCCCCCTTTGAATTTTCTGCTCCTGCAACTTCGCCCATTTTTAATTTTGGATCTGGAAAAAGAAAAATCCACCGTAAATTGAATGGTTTAAGAGTAGAAAAATACGTTTTCATCAGTCATTCAAAAACAAAAAAAGCCTTTTAAATTACAGGACATATAAATATATTGGtgcaaaatttaaaatttaaaagaTTATTAAGtctttgaattttttttatttcatgGGATTGGAACTAATAGTTAAGTTGACGCATAACTTAAAACAATATATTTAACTTCATAAGTTATTGACTTAATTACACTGTTCATACCTAAAGATTAATTTTTTTACACGGAAGGGGCTAAATTTTTATTTGCCCCAGTTTGATagctaatttttttaaaaacaaccAGCGTAATGGCTCCGGACTCTTTCCGTTAATTCTGCTGTTAATTTATAACGGGAGGAAGGGTAAAAGTGGTATTCAGTTCCTATCTCATCTACTTTCTCAATTTAGGGATTTTAAACCCTAAATCTCATCTATCTTGATTGTAATTGATGACTATGAAGTGCTATTGTGACAAATGAGTTGTGAAAAGGATTGCTAGAACCCAAATCAATGCGGGTAGGAGATTTTTGGGGCGTGTAGATGGTTACAATGACTGTGGTTTCTTCATGTGGGTAGATGCTCCATTGGTCAATCGTAGTTCGGGTTTAATTAAgggtgttaggaatatatgtgcattagtttgatgatatgtttaacaaaacacttaagtagaaatctagtgtttgtagcctcaacggataagaccactttggctatccgttgatggtgtagctttacttagaaataagtctaatgttgtagcacatttcagtctctgaatttgagatataattcttaaatgttgagggaaattataagtcatgttgactactaaaggatatgcagataggaaggccaattgtaaatattttatgccttgtaattttgtataaatgaaatggtgtcaacggataacttaaagaccttcaacggatgagaaacaaagcttcaacggatgtctctaaagcttcaacggataacatccttcaacagatgagtgcatcaacggatagagcttcaactgctaacacatcaacagataaagccatcaacggatgaaggcttcaacggatgttctgttaaatagcagttgacaagtggtagttgtacctacaaacagaggcacatgggttgacaaagacaactgagatgtggtagcctatttcaggaacatcagaaaaagcagccgttctactctagcataaagaggcaatagtcaacaatgcactggagtaaaatggagaagaaacaagtggagaacttattttattattgtactttttatctttgtcttcacttgtaaacttggtgttatataaaccaagtagcagctagtaattagatagaatttttccagagctgtttagaaaaatcttgagaaaaattatctagtttgtactaggatgcagctgtgatcaacttcttgaatcacagatttctgaaataccatctctggtggaacaacaaatccaccagaaaagtttttaaggtctgttgtgttctgtacttttgtgcttgaatatatatctgtctgtattagcttaaagcaattcacacacttgtttatcttaaacacacaacctttgaaactgctcaaaacttgaaaaagttttgagatttacattcaaccccccttctgtaaatcttattgttagttcactaggaataacaattggtatcagagcaggctcttgacacacaaagagtttaaagttcttggaaactaacaaagatgagtaagaatgatattggagtaaaaatcccagttcttgacaaagacagttatcaccattggaaggtgaaaatgcaccttcatctactctcccaagatgaaggttatgtaaactgcattgagaatggtcctcacattccccacaaagtagccacagttgctacagccacaattgttgttggtcaatccattccaaaacctagagcagaatggacaatggaagacacagaagaagtccacaaggataagaaggctatgaacattttgtttaatggtcttgacaaggatatgtttgataatgtgataaattgcacaactgccaaagaggtttgggacacagttcagctactgtgtgaaggtacagaacaagtaaaagaaaacaaaatgcagcttctcattcaacagtatgagtattttcattttgaagaaaatgaatctttaaatgacacattcaatagattccaaaagctgttgaatggactgaagctgtatggtagagtgtaccaggtgaaggattcaaatcttaaatttttaagatccttgccaaaggaatggaaacccatgactgtctccttgagaaactctcaagattataaggacttcactcttgaaagattatatggaatcttgaagacttatgaactagagctggaacaggatgaggtattggaaaagggaagaaagaaaggaggttcagttgccttggtagctgaaaatgagaaagaatgcatacaagaaactgtgagatcaacattaaactccaaagatggcacaagcaaatcagaatcaagcaaggggaaggagcaagttgctgagaatgaagacaactccagccaagatgactttgatggtattgatgagcatcttgcatttctgtccagaagatttgcaaagatgaaatttaagaaaaacactagagccactaaacctcataagaacatggtggacaaatccaagttcaagtgtttcaattgtggtataagtggacactttgcaagtgagtgcagaaagccaactactgaaaagaagaaatttgaccaagtagattacaaaaagaaatattttgatctgctcaagcaaaaggagaaggctttcattactcaagaaaaagactgggcaactgatggagaagaagaggatgaagatgtggaatatgtcaacttggctctcatggctgattctgaggaaaatgaagttggttcatcaagcaaccagggaaacagaagaaatctatggtacttggacattggctgttcaagacacatgacaggagatttctccctgctcacagagtttaaggagagagccggccctagcataacctttggagatgacagcaaaagatttactatgggatatggcttgatttcaacaaggaatgtcatcattgatgaagttgcattagttgatggtctcaagcacaacttactgagcatcagtcaactatgtgatagagggaatacaatttccttcaattctgaagcctgtgttgtcacgagtaagaaagacaacaaagtggttctaactggagttagaaaaggaaatgtgtacttagctgacttcaactctactgatgcagaatctattacttgtctcttcagcaaagcaagtccagttgaaagttggctatggcacaagaagctatctcatttgaatttcaagacaatgaatgatctagtcaaaaaggacttagttagaggaattcctcttgttgaattctcaagggatggtttgtgtgatgcttgtcagaaaggcaaacaaaggaaagaatcattcaaaaagaagcttgaaacaacaattgatgaaccattacagctgctacatatggatttgtttggaccaatcaatatattgtcaattgcaagaaaaagatattgcttagtgattgtagatgatttctcaaagtttttatgggtctattttcttggatcaaaggatgaagcaagtgaaatcattatcaatcacatcagacaagtcaataatcatcctgacttgaaggttaggaatatcaggagtgacaatggaactgagttcaagaatttgacaatgaggctgttctgtgaagaaaatggaatcatgcatgagttctcagctccaagaacacctcagcaaaatggggtagttgaaagaaagaacagatctttaattgaggctactagaacaatgcttgaagaatcaaagttaccaatatatttctgggctgaagctgttaattgtgcctgctacactcagaatatttctttgatcaatcaagctaaaggcatgactccttatcagttgttcaagagaagaaaaccaactctaaactttcttcatgtctttggatgtaaatgctttatactgaaaaatcaatctgaccataaagggaagtttgatgcaaaggctgatgaagggatatttgttggttactcagctggaaaatcttatagggtctacaatctaagaaccaacattgttatggaatttgtgcatgttgtgtttgatgataaaaagattgatggactaacagatgaaaGACACCATGagggactcaaatttgacaacattgagatatattgtgatgatagtgaagaggagactgatggagatgacacttcaaaagggattcagaacatgcccttggataatgcacaaaattctgcatccgttgatagaggcaatgcagtatccgttgaaagacataatgcatcatccgttgaagtacaaaatgaagcatccgttgatcatagttcatcaacggataatcgatttacatcatcagatgatagaactccaagttccctgcaaaggaccaacaactcagggggagtttcaactaatcaacactctgtctcacatcatgacaatactgaggccacctcatctagagtatatcttccacctcaaaggaaatggaccaagaatcatccctttgaactgatcattggtgatgcatcatctaaagtgcaaacaagaaaagctactcaagatgaatgtctgtatagtagttttctatctcaggaggaacctaagaaagtggaagaagctttattggatccagattggatattagctatgcaggaagagctgaaccaatttgagagaaacaaagtttggaagctggtacccaaaccaaagaacaggagtcctattgacacaaaatgggtattcagaaacaagatggatgaaaatggcattatcataaggaataaagccagattggttgctaaaggctattctcaacaagagggaatagattttgatgagacatatgctcctgttgcaagacttgaaaccatcagaatttttctagcctatgcagcccatgccaatttcaaagtctatcaaatggatgtcaagagtgcatttctaaatgggaaattggaggaagaagtttatgtaagtcaacctccagggtttgaagattcaaattttccagactatgtgtattatctgttgaaagcactctatggactgaagcaagcacctagagcctggtatgaaaccttatcaaaattccttttggagaatcacttcactagaggtactgttgataaaactctcttctttaggaatgttaatggctctagtatacttgttcaaatttatgtagatgacataatatttggatctacagatgataagctttgtaaaaagtttgctaagctaatgcaaagtagttatgaaatgagcctgatgggagaactaacctattttcttggtttacaagttaaacaagttagtgatagaattttcattagtcaaactaaatatatttatgatcttttaaagaagtttgacttaatagaatgttcatctgcaaaaactcccatggccactgccaccaaacttgaattaaata is a genomic window containing:
- the LOC141712067 gene encoding 2-methylene-furan-3-one reductase-like, producing the protein MEKRNLIAILSCSFILLLALLFNQSSYYNLKEINTTYTFSSEKMKAWVYGEYGVSGSVLKYEEEYSVPEINDNQVLIKVEAAALNPVDYKRMLGFFKGIDSALPHVPGYDVAGVVVKVGSQVKKLKEGDEVYGNVNETPLKNCKRSGTLAEFTAVEEHLVAIKPKNLSFAEAASLPLALSTAYQGFELTEFTPGQSVLILGGAGGVGSLAIQLAKHVFGASTIATTCSSGKVELVRSLGADVTIDYTKEQFEELPEKYDMVFDTVGACDKAVKAMKENGKVVSIWGKVTAPGFSFLVTSKASDLEKLNPYLESGKVKALLDPKSPFPFSQTVEAFAHLETGRAIGKVVIHPIA